Genomic window (Mycoplasma leachii PG50):
TTCTATTCTAACTTGTTTTTCAAAATTATCTCAATAATAACCAATTTGAGTTAGTTTTTCACCTTGATATTTGTGTGATTTTTTTTTAATTTGTTTATTTATTTGAATATTATTCTCACCATTATTTTTATTAACTAGTATTATTGAAGCTGTTATTAAAAATACAGCACTACAACTAGTTAAAATGGTTAATATTTTTTTCATTAAGTATTCATTCCTTATTTATCTTTTATATTGCAATTGTTATATTGCAATTGTTCATTATAGTTTTTTTTTTTTTTTTTTGTCAAGAGTAAATATTAATTAGTGTTTAAAATTTATAAAACGTATTGTGAAATTACAAAATATAAATTGGAGAATAAATGATAATTAAAACTAAAAAAATGCAGATTGTTAATTCTGCATTTTTACTATTTTTTAGATTTAATTCTTGATATTTTCTCTTTTATTTTGTCTGTTGATCTTAAATAGAAATTTTTTAGATTTTTACGATAATAATATCCAGTTCCAGCTCCAATTCCTAAAAGAGAAAAAGTTCCTAAAACTACTCCAGTAATAACTGCAGCATTATTTGATTTAGATTTTGAAATGACTGTATTTGGTTTTATTAACGGGAATTTGTTTGTATTATTATTTTTTCTATCAACAGAATTTTCACTATCAATTTTAAGTGTGTCTTCAACTTCTGCAATTTCATTTTTAGATTCAGGTGATTCAGATTTTTCAATTGGTAATTTAGGTTCTTCAACTGGTTGATTAATTATTGAAGATTCATTTTCATCATTTGGAGTATTGATTATAGGATCAGGTAGAGAAGGTGTGCTATCAGGTTTTATTATTGGTGTAGTAACAGTAGGATCAGAAATTATAGATGATATAGTATTAGATTCATCTTCTGATCTTGGTTGAATATTTGGTTTAGGCACTTCAACTGGTTTTGATATTCATTTAGGTTGTTTTTTATCATCTAATCCAAAATCTTTATTATTAGCATAATTTGTTAGTTTTCATCCACTTAAATCATGAGTAAAACTTGAAGCGTTTTTAAACATACTTTCCATGTTTACAGCATTTTTAAGTTTATCATCTCAATTTAAATGTTTTTCCTTATTATTAAAATCTGTGGCTTCAGAAAACATTCCTTTAAAATTTTTTACTTTTGAAACATTTCATTTAGACAAATCTTGATTAAATGACCTACTTTTACCAAACATACCTTCCATAGTTTTTACTTTTGAAACATCTCATTAAGCAATACTTGGATCATTAATATAATTTGTATTATAAAACACATAGCTCATATCTTCTATATTTGATGTATTTCATTTAGTTTCTCATTTTACATATTGATTGTTTCCAGTAAATGCATATTCTAAGCTTGTTATTTCTGGTGGTAAATCTGCTGCAATTGTTGAAACAGTTGGAGGTATTTGTGATATTATTGTTTTTTCATTTTTCTTATAATAACCTATTTTAGTAATTTTTCTATTAAGTCCTTGTCCAGTAACTACATGTTGTTTAGTATTAGCCTGAGCATTATAACTTATTATATTATTCTCACCATTATTTTTATTAACTAGTATTATTGAAGCTGTTATTAAAAATACAGCACTACAACTAGTTAAAATGGTTAATAATTTTTTCATTAATTATTCATTCCTTATTTATCTTTTATATTGCAATTATTCATTATAATTTTTTTCAAGAGTAAGTTATATTTTCTAAAAACTTTTAAGTGTGCTATTAATTAATTAAAATACATATTAAAATAAGTTTATGAAAAATAAAAATAATGAATCTTTTAAAAAAAGACTAGGTAAGAAAATTTTTAAAGCTGCTAAAAAGCCTTTTAGATTTATTTATTGACTTGCAGGTAATTTAACTATACTTAAGTCAAATAAAAAGCTAGGATATATTAGTAAAATTGATGATATTAATAAATTAAATAAAATCATGAAATACTATTATAAAAGAGATGAATTAGTATTATGTGATGATAATAAAATAGAAAATATTAGTTTTTTAACTAGTGATAATGTAAAAATTAAAGGTATTAAATTTATTACTAATAAAGATAGTAAAAAATGAATTATTAGTTCACATTGATTTGCTGGAGAAAAATATTTAGGATTAATTCATACTAAAGCTTTTATAGAACTTGGATATAATATATTATCTTTTGATTTTAGAAATCATGGTGATTCAGAACAAACTGAAGTAATTAGTATGGGTTTATTTGAAAGTATAGACTTAATTGGTGCTATTAATTATTTAATTAGTAATAATGAAGTTGAAACACTTGGGTTATTTGGTATGAGCATGGGTGCTTATATATGTAATTATGTAGCTATTAATCATAAACAATTATTAGATAAAGCAAATGTTAAATTTATTATAAGTGATTCAGCTTATGGATCTATTGAATCATTATTATATAAAAACTGAAAAGAAAGACTACATATTTTAATAAATAAAAAACTAGCTAGAAAAATTATTAATAAAACAATAGATTTACAAAATTTAGCTACAAATCATGATCAAAAAGAATTAAATTTATTTGATATGTATGAAAATCAAAAAATGATTCCAGCAAATGCTCCTATTTTATTTATTCATGGGTGTAATGACCAAATAACACCTCATACAGATTCATTAAGATTATTTATTAATAGATCTACTTATAATAGTGATGATGAGCTTTTAATTTATAATTCATGTAATCATTGTTTTTCTTTTAAAGAACATTATTATCAAACAATTTATAGAATTTTAATGTTTGAAAATAAAATTATTAAAGATAATAGTGCTACTAAATTAGCTTTAGATAAAATGGGTATTAGTGATGAAATTATTAGTAATAATTTTAATGAAATAAAAGAAGTTTCTACTTTTTATTTTTCTAAAAATAAAAACAATATGTTTTAAACTAAATTAAAGATTATAATATTTATATCTTCAATTTAGTTTTTTTATAGTTTATTATATAAGGATTAGTTTTTAAAAATATTTTTAAAATTATTAATATTTTTTACTTATTTATCTTGTAAATTTATAATATATTATCTATAATAATAAAGTCGTTTAATATGATAAGATAATAGCATAGATAAATTTTTATATGCGCCCGTAGATCAATTGGATAGATCGCTTGACTACGGATCAAAAGGTTGGGGGTTCGAGTCCCTCCGGGCGCACCATTTAGAAAATAAATTGTTATTATCTTTAAAACATAATAACAAGTATTCGGGAAGTGGCTCAGTTTGGTAGAGCATTCGGTTTGGGACCGAAGGGTCGCAGGTTCAAATCCTGTCTTCCCGACCATTATAATAATGGGCCCTTAGCTCAGCTGGGAGAGCACCTGCCTTGCACGCAGGGGGTCGACGGTTCGATCCCGTTAGGGTCCACCATATTTGGCGGGGTAGCTCAGTTGGTTAGAGCGTTCGGTTCATACCCGAAAGGTCGAGAGTTCAAATCTCTCCCCCGCTACCATATTTATTTATGGACCTTTAGCTCAGTTGGTTAGAGCATCCGGCTCATAACCGGACGGTCATTGGTTCAAGTCCAATA
Coding sequences:
- a CDS encoding BspA family leucine-rich repeat surface protein; amino-acid sequence: MKKLLTILTSCSAVFLITASIILVNKNNGENNIISYNAQANTKQHVVTGQGLNRKITKIGYYKKNEKTIISQIPPTVSTIAADLPPEITSLEYAFTGNNQYVKWETKWNTSNIEDMSYVFYNTNYINDPSIA
- a CDS encoding MyrrCad domain-containing protein, which gives rise to MFKNASSFTHDLSGWKLTNYANNKDFGLDDKKQPKWISKPVEVPKPNIQPRSEDESNTISSIISDPTVTTPIIKPDSTPSLPDPIINTPNDENESSIINQPVEEPKLPIEKSESPESKNEIAEVEDTLKIDSENSVDRKNNNTNKFPLIKPNTVISKSKSNNAAVITGVVLGTFSLLGIGAGTGYYYRKNLKNFYLRSTDKIKEKISRIKSKK
- a CDS encoding alpha/beta hydrolase; translated protein: MKNKNNESFKKRLGKKIFKAAKKPFRFIYWLAGNLTILKSNKKLGYISKIDDINKLNKIMKYYYKRDELVLCDDNKIENISFLTSDNVKIKGIKFITNKDSKKWIISSHWFAGEKYLGLIHTKAFIELGYNILSFDFRNHGDSEQTEVISMGLFESIDLIGAINYLISNNEVETLGLFGMSMGAYICNYVAINHKQLLDKANVKFIISDSAYGSIESLLYKNWKERLHILINKKLARKIINKTIDLQNLATNHDQKELNLFDMYENQKMIPANAPILFIHGCNDQITPHTDSLRLFINRSTYNSDDELLIYNSCNHCFSFKEHYYQTIYRILMFENKIIKDNSATKLALDKMGISDEIISNNFNEIKEVSTFYFSKNKNNMF